A window of the Fulvia fulva chromosome 3, complete sequence genome harbors these coding sequences:
- a CDS encoding Glucan endo-1,3-alpha-glucosidase agn1: protein MLAILFALLSALALQTTSAASVFAHFMVQNSYAYNEAQWETDIKAAQQVGIDGFALNWIPPNCQDDESWAIDRIDDAFHAAENLGFKLMYSFDMSYTSCNHYWNQTFMQDMITKYAGSSATYYWNSNILVSTYGGDQVEQYGNQFFQGLKDNMRNSHAITLAPALTKYSMAAQTGAQSAASKLISDYSSIDGYFNWQAWPLDVDQNITASPDLAFQSALKNAGKTGPYIMAMSPWQYKDLNNGNPLDSWVAYSDMLFPKRFQQITQNDQIQPDIIEILTWNDFCESHYIRDLPSQDINAKDYVELGNMGAYVWGQNHAPWRIIAKYYISWWKTGKAPDITMDQVVFWHRIHPKATICTGGSSSGIRNNEYPDDAVFAWALVKDAATISMSIGSNQYWTFNADNSGPAFGMVPFPFYVPGGGVTPEVAIIRGGKTVYTTKSSQPVSSHCAYQNFNPVVNLVGTSSV, encoded by the exons ATGCTTGCCATCCTCTTTGCTCTTCTCTCGGCGCTGGCGCTCCAGACCACCTCGGCTGCTTCGGTCTTTGCTCACTTCATGGTACAAAACTCATATGCCTACAACGAGGCCCAATGGGAGACGGACATCAAGGCGGCACAGCAAGTCGGCATTGATGGCTTCGCGCTCAACTGGATCCCGCCTAACTGTCAGGACGACGAGAGCTGGGCCATCGATAGAATTGATGACGCTTTTCACGCCGCCGAGAACCTGGGCTTCAAGCTCATGTACTCCTTTGACATGAGCTACACATCGTGCAACCACTACTGGAACCAGACCTTCATGCAGGATATGATCACAAAGTACGCCGGCAGCTCCGCAACATACTACTGGAACAGCAACATCCTTGTCTCCACCTACGGCGGTGACCAGGTCGAGCAGTACGGCAACCAATTCTTCCAAGGCCTCAAGGACAACATGAGAAACTCACACGCCATCACCCTGGCTCCAGCTTTGACCAAGTACTCGATGGCCGCGCAGACCGGCGCACAATCCGCGGCATCCAAGCTTATCTCCGACTACTCCTCCATCGATGGCTACTTCAACTGGCAAGCGTGGCCGCTCGATGTTGATCAGAACATCACTGCCTCGCCCGACCTGGCGTTCCAGTCTGCATTGAAGAATGCAGGCAAGACCGGACCTTACATCATGG CCATGTCCCCGTGGCAGTACAAGGATCTCAACAACGGCAACCCTCTCGACTCATGGGTGGCGTACAGCGACATGCTGTTCCCAAAGCGCTTCCAGCAGATCACCCAGAATGATCAGATCCAGCCTGACATCATCGAGATCTTGACGTGGAATGACTTCTGCGAGTCTCACTACATTCGTGACCTACCCTCGCAGGACATCAACGCCAAGGACTACGTCGAGCTCGGCAACATGGGCGCGTATGTTTGGGGTCAGAACCATGCTCCTTGGCGCATCATTGCCAAGTACTACATCTCCTGGTGGAAGACAGGCAAGGCACCAGACATCACCATGGACCAGGTCGTCTTCTGGCATCGCATCCACCCCAAGGCCACCATCTGCACCGGCGGATCCTCATCTGGCATCCGTAACAACGAATATCCAGACGATGCCGTCTTCGCCTGGGCTCTTGTGAAGGACGCCGCCACTATCTCCATGTCCATCGGCAGCAACCAGTACTGGACCTTCAACGCCGACAACAGCGGTCCCGCCTTCGGCATGGTCCCCTTCCCGTTTTACGTGCCGGGAGGCGGCGTCACACCCGAAGTCGCCATCATCCGTGGCGGCAAGACTGTATACACGACCAAGAGCTCTCAACCCGTCTCGAGCCACTGCGCTTATCAAAATTTCAACCCCGTGGTCAACCTTGTTGGTACGTCTTCGGTTTAG
- a CDS encoding UDP-N-acetylglucosamine--dolichyl-phosphate N-acetylglucosaminephosphotransferase yields the protein MQPLSGTETYSLSGLAVLCFAVLFNAWKSDGEPLFASLAISGLAFAFSYCVIRWTGDVFLNRGYKGKDLSKKNPIEIPECMGLVCALVYLLAVINFLPFAFKRVIVEVTSGAGNKDRILEAQQIETGRFLHRFPLEKLASYGFAYGTIASVIILGILDDSFDMRWRHKFFIPAFAALPMLGLYFVDFGVTHVVVPLPLRAYFGELLDLGALYYAYMAAVAIFCPNSINILAGVNGIEVGQSIVIALLIVLNDALYLLPTVHQPHPAAESHLFSVYLLLPFIGVSIALLQHNWFPAKVFVGDTYCYFAGMVFAVVGILGHFSKTLLLLFIPQIFNFVYSAPQLFAIVPCPRHRMPRFNARTGLLEPSVATFTETKPLRPIVGEVLKLLHTLKLVRVVVNDRGRVTESTNLTILNLWLVWRGPLREDRLALEILVMQTACGLAGLWIRHSLALLLFTSDNRF from the exons ATGCAGCCTTTGAGCGGTACGGAGACGTACTCACTCTCGGGTCTTGCCGTTCTATGCTTCGCTGTTCTGTTCAATGCTTGGAAAAGTGATGGAGAACCTCTCTTCGCCTCATTGGCCATCAGTGGCCTGGCATTTGCATTTTCATACTGCGTGATCAGATGGACCGGCGATGTGTTTCTCAATCGAGGCTACAAGGGGAAAGATCTATCGAAGAAGAATCCCATTGAGAT TCCAGAATGCATGGGTTTGGTATGCGCCCTCGTATACCTGTTGGCCGTCATCAATTTCCTGCCGTTTGCCTTCAAGCGTGTCATCGTTGAGGTGACGTCTGGGGCTGGGAACAAGGATCGCATCTTGGAGGCACAACAGATTGAGACAGGACGCTTTCTCCACCGGTTCCCGCTGGAAAAG CTCGCCTCCTATGGCTTCGCATACGGCACCATTGCGTCCGTCATCATTCTGGGGATATTGGACGACTCCTTCGACATGCGATGGCGACACAAGTTCTTCATCCCGGCTTTTGCTGCATTGCCAATGCTAGGCCTGTACTTTGTGGACTTTGGCGTCACTCACGTGGTCGTACCGCTACCGCTGCGAGCCTACTTTGGCGAACTTCTCGACCTTGGTGCGCTTTATTACGCCTATATGGCTGCAGTAGCCATCTTCTGTCCCAACAGCATCAACATTTTGGCGGGAGTCAATGGCATTGAAGTCGGTCAGTCCATTGTTATTGCTCTGCTGATCGTGCTGAACGATGCGTTGTACCTCTTACCGACTGTACACCAACCGCATCCGGCTGCGGAGTCGCATCTGTTCAGCGTCTACCTACTGCTGCCGTTCATCGGAGTTTCAATCGCTCTCCTACAGCACAACTGGTTCCCTGCCAAGGTTTTTGTTGGAGACACATACTGCTACTTTGCAGGCATGGTGTTTGCGGTTGTCGGAATCCTCGGGCACTTCAGTAAGACATTGTTGCTGCTGTTCATCCCTCAAATCTTCAACTTCGTTTACTCAGCACCGCAGCTGTTTGCTATCGTGCCGTGTCCCCGGCATCGAATGCCACGATTTAACGCCCGGACGGGTTTGCTGGAACCGTCTGTCGCAACTTTTACGGAGACCAAGCCACTGCGACCAATCGTTGGCGAGGTGCTGAAGTTGCTACACACACTGAAGCTGGTGCGGGTCGTCGTCAATGACCGCGGCCGAGTTACAGAGTCGACCAATCTGACCATTCTGAATCTCTGGCTGGTGTGGAGGGGTCCTCTTCGCGAAGACAGACTGGCATTAGAAATCCTCGTGATGCAGACCGCCTGTGGCCTGGCTGGACTGTGGATCAGGCACTCGTTAGCGCTGCTGCTTTTCACCTCGGACAACAGATTCTGA
- a CDS encoding Nucleoporin SEH1, translating into MASNGFHKFSHGHQDLLLAVSYNFYGTRMATASADHKVKVWDRNEKTGQWVVTDVWTAHDAEVTDVRWNGPFVGEHLATIGEDGLLKIWQEDVNEAPNSGKRFKKICQRTSEHGVPFMCLDFKNIGTETYLAVITRDGYLTVFEPADHDDLSAWRVMWSDYLTKTPPRTEETAFRLSWHKEKIPAWTAVLSGLDRKSLSLAVAIGTSVKVFRTDKDRKFYTAATLDGASALVRDVNWANGSMRGFDTIATASKDGHVRIYELHTPGASSLTTSLNGSTAEPTASQEHSPATRPALSGIGAGLASGARGKRDDRTGGPGAVKQDVKLVAELDADKLTPWRVTWSPNADILLAAGDDGTARMWKKSVEGKWLEAAEIDALAGS; encoded by the coding sequence ATGGCCAGCAATGGCTTCCACAAGTTCTCGCATGGTCATCAGGACCTTCTCCTGGCTGTAAGCTACAACTTCTATGGCACTCGCATGGCCACAGCCTCCGCAGATCACAAAGTAAAAGTGTGGGATCGGAACGAAAAGACAGGCCAATGGGTGGTGACTGATGTATGGACCGCCCACGATGCTGAAGTTACAGATGTCAGGTGGAACGGTCCATTTGTAGGCGAGCATCTGGCCACCATTGGCGAGGATGGCTTACTCAAGATTTGGCAAGAAGACGTCAACGAAGCCCCCAACTCTGGCAAAAGATTCAAGAAGATCTGCCAGAGGACCTCAGAGCACGGAGTACCGTTTATGTGCCTAGACTTCAAGAACATCGGCACAGAGACATATCTCGCCGTCATAACCCGCGATGGCTACCTGACCGTCTTCGAACCAGCAGACCACGACGACCTTTCAGCATGGCGAGTCATGTGGTCCGACTACCTCACCAAAACACCACCACGGACCGAAGAAACCGCCTTCCGCCTAAGCTGGCACAAGGAGAAAATCCCCGCCTGGACAGCAGTACTCTCCGGCCTAGACCGCAAAAGCCTCAGCCTCGCAGTCGCCATCGGCACCTCAGTCAAAGTCTTCCGCACCGACAAAGACCGCAAATTCTACACCGCCGCGACCCTAGACGGCGCCAGCGCCCTCGTCCGCGACGTCAACTGGGCCAACGGCAGCATGCGCGGCTTCGACACCATCGCCACAGCAAGTAAAGACGGCCACGTCAGAATCTACGAACTGCACACTCCTGGCGCCTCATCCCTCACCACCAGCCTCAACGGCTCAACAGCCGAACCCACCGCATCACAAGAACACTCCCCCGCTACACGGCCAGCCTTATCAGGGATCGGTGCAGGACTCGCGAGTGGAGCGCGAGGCAAGCGGGATGACAGGACGGGAGGTCCGGGCGCTGTCAAGCAGGATGTGAAGCTTGTGGCGGAGCTTGACGCAGACAAGCTTACCCCATGGCGGGTGACGTGGTCACCGAATGCGGACATTTTGCTGGCGGCGGGAGATGATGGGACGGCGAGGATGTGGAAGAAGTCGGTTGAGGGGAAGTGGTTGGAGGCTGCGGAGATTGATGCGTTGGCGGGCTCGTGA